A genomic stretch from Falco cherrug isolate bFalChe1 chromosome 3, bFalChe1.pri, whole genome shotgun sequence includes:
- the ALDH5A1 gene encoding succinate-semialdehyde dehydrogenase, mitochondrial, with protein sequence MAGLLPGRAAAARRRLLLVPPPAPAPAPARGGSWALPAGLVRRGGLVGGRWVEAAGAFPVRDPASGAELCRVTDCGAAEAREAVRAAHRAGAAWGRLPAKERSRLLRRWYELVVESREELARIITAENGKPLKEAQGEILYSASFLEWFAEEARRVYGDVIPASAKDRRILVLKQPVGVAAIITPWNFPSAMITRKVGAALAAGCTVVVKPAEDTPLSALALGELANQAGIPAGVYNVVPCSREQTPVVGEVLCTDPLVAKISFTGSTATGKILLKHAAGTVKRVSMELGGHAPFIVFDSANVEHAVAGALASKYRNSGQTCVCTNRFLVQKGIHDQFVEKFAEAIERELHVGSGFDAKTTQGPLINEKAVEKVERHINDAVSQGASVVTGGKRHSLGKNFFEPTLLSNVTTKMLCTQEETFGPLAPVIKFETEAEAIAIANAANVGLAGYFYSQDPAQIWRVAEQLEVGMVGVNEGIISAVESPFGGVKESGLGREGSKYGIDEYLEIKYVCFGGL encoded by the exons ATGGCGGGCCTGCTGCCGGGGCgggctgccgccgcccgccgccgcctgctcCTCGtccccccgccggccccggccccggccccggcgcggggcggcaGCTGGGCGCTCCCCGCCGGCCTGGTGCGCCGGGGCGGGCTGGTGGGCGGCCGCTGGGTGGAGGCTGCCGGCGCCTTCCCGGTGCGGGACCCGGCCAGCGGCGCGGAGCTGTGCAGGGTGACCGACTGCGGGGCGGCCGAGGCGCGGGAGGCCGTGCGGGCCGCGCACCGGGCCGGCGCCGCCTGGGGCCGCCTCCCCGCCAAG GAGAGGAGCCGGCTGCTGCGGCGGTGGTACGAGCTGGTGGTGGAGAGCCGGGAGGAGCTGGCGCGGATCATAACGGCGGAGAAC GGGAAGCCTCTGAAAGAAGCACAGGGTGAAATCCTGTATTCTGCCTCGTTTCTGGAATGGTTTGCGGAGGAAGCTCGCCGGGTTTATGGTGATGTCATTCCAGCATCTGCGAAAGACAGAAGAATCCTGGTGCTGAAGCAGCCAGTAGGAGTGGCAGCCATTATAACCCCA TGGAATTTCCCCAGCGCTATGATTACCCGGAAGGTTggtgcagctctggcagctggcTGTACGGTGGTGGTGAAACCTGCAGAGGACACACCTTTATCAGCATTAGCTCTTGGGGAG CTTGCAAACCAGGCTGGAATTCCAGCGGGAGTGTATAATGTTGTTCCTTGTTCCAGAGAACAGACACCGGTTGTAGGGGAGGTTCTGTGCACTGACCCATTGGTAGCCAAAATATCTTTTACTGGCTCTACAGCAACAGGAAAG ATACTGCTGAAACACGCAGCTGGCACTGTGAAGCGAGTTTCCATGGAGCTTGGAGGACACGCTCCTTTTATAGTGTTTGACAGCGCCAACGTGGAGCATGCTGTTGCAGGAGCCCTTGCTTCCAAGTATAGAAACTCGGGGCAG accTGTGTTTGCACAAACCGTTTCCTAGTACAAAAGGGAATTCATGACCAATTTGTGGAAAAGTTTGCAGAAGCTATAGAGAGAGAACTACACGTTGGAAGTGGATTTGATGCAAAAACTACCCAAGGGCCACtaattaatgaaaaagcagtggagaag GTAGAGAGACACATAAATGATGCAGTTTCTCAAGGAGCATCTGTTGTGACTGGAGGGAAACGACACAGCTTGGGGAAGAATTTCTTTGAGCCAACATTACTTAGTAATGTTAcaacaaaaatgctttgtacCCAAGAGGAGACATTTGGCCCTTTAGCACCGGTTATCAA ATTTGAGACTGAAGCAGAAGCTATTGCTATAGCGAACGCAGCTAATGTGGGTTTAGCAG GATATTTCTACTCCCAAGATCCAGCCCAGATCTGGAGAGTTGCAGAACAGCTGGAAGTTGGAATGGTTGGTGTTAATGAAGGCATAATCTCAGCAGTGGAGAGTCCTTTTGGTGGCGTAAAGGAGTCTGGCTTAGGGCGAGAAGGTTCAAAATACGGCATTGATGAAtacttagaaataaaatatgtctGCTTTGGAGGCTtataa